In Streptomyces sp. NBC_00414, a single window of DNA contains:
- a CDS encoding MbtH family protein has translation MSNPFDDVEGRFLVLVNDERQYSLWPSFAEVPEGWSVELEESDHQTCVEHIERNWTDMRPKSLVDAMEADAAERSRTT, from the coding sequence ATGAGCAACCCGTTCGACGACGTTGAGGGACGCTTCCTGGTCCTGGTCAACGACGAGCGCCAGTACTCGCTCTGGCCGAGCTTCGCCGAGGTTCCCGAGGGCTGGTCCGTCGAACTCGAAGAGAGCGATCACCAGACCTGCGTCGAGCACATCGAGCGGAACTGGACGGACATGCGGCCGAAGAGCCTCGTGGACGCCATGGAGGCGGACGCCGCGGAGCGGTCCCGTACCACCTGA
- a CDS encoding cysteate synthase, whose product MCARRTTDDGLLLECPADHERALLRVEYAAKGFTPDLARTGLFRYRDWLPVRRELPGAGGTVMYRSIGLAEFLGLRNLWIAFNGYWPERGCTLETGTFKELEAFSVLARLPDDPPTLVVSSAGNTAVAFAVLASRCHVPCVIVVPEGGLGALMLREPPAPWVRLIALEQADYSDAIVFADSLSRALGGRLEGGTRNVARRAGLATVLLSAIEALPGMPDFYFQAVGSGAGAIGVHEAARRLVEAGVGETPPRLMLCQNAAMAPLYDAWRGTRTRQAPLSAPPQVFAPELTNRHPPYGTRGGVRDCLVESAGDMLVADRTTADAARALFADVEHIDIEPAAAVAVACLRQSVADQTVPRDATVLLNITGGGRRRIAEQALLSPAAPVSVVPAADWRSGEPPVGLLRNCAVLQ is encoded by the coding sequence GTGTGCGCTCGGCGAACGACCGATGACGGTCTGCTGCTCGAATGCCCGGCGGACCACGAACGGGCCCTCCTGCGCGTCGAGTACGCGGCGAAGGGCTTCACGCCCGACCTCGCCCGGACGGGACTGTTCCGCTATCGCGACTGGCTGCCGGTCCGGCGGGAGTTGCCCGGGGCGGGCGGAACAGTCATGTACCGCAGCATCGGACTCGCCGAATTCCTCGGCCTGCGCAACCTGTGGATCGCGTTCAACGGATATTGGCCGGAACGTGGTTGCACCCTCGAAACGGGCACGTTCAAGGAGTTGGAGGCGTTCAGCGTCCTGGCACGGCTGCCGGACGATCCGCCGACACTGGTGGTGTCCTCGGCCGGCAACACGGCCGTGGCCTTTGCCGTTCTGGCCTCCCGGTGTCACGTGCCGTGTGTCATCGTCGTTCCCGAGGGGGGCCTCGGCGCGCTCATGCTGCGCGAGCCGCCGGCGCCCTGGGTACGGTTGATCGCGCTCGAACAGGCCGACTACTCCGACGCGATCGTTTTCGCCGACTCCCTCTCCCGGGCACTCGGCGGCCGGCTCGAAGGCGGGACCAGGAATGTCGCCCGCAGGGCCGGACTGGCCACGGTGCTGCTGTCGGCGATCGAGGCGTTACCGGGGATGCCGGACTTCTACTTCCAGGCCGTCGGCAGCGGCGCGGGCGCGATCGGCGTCCACGAGGCCGCGCGCAGACTGGTGGAGGCAGGTGTCGGAGAGACCCCGCCACGGCTCATGCTGTGTCAGAACGCAGCCATGGCACCCCTGTACGACGCCTGGCGCGGCACCAGGACCCGGCAGGCCCCCCTGTCCGCGCCACCCCAGGTCTTCGCACCCGAGCTGACCAACCGGCACCCCCCGTACGGGACGCGGGGCGGCGTGCGCGACTGCCTCGTCGAGAGCGCGGGCGACATGCTGGTCGCCGATCGCACGACGGCCGACGCCGCCAGGGCCCTGTTCGCCGACGTCGAACACATCGACATCGAACCCGCCGCCGCGGTCGCCGTCGCCTGCCTGCGTCAGTCGGTGGCCGACCAAACCGTGCCCCGGGACGCGACGGTTCTCCTCAACATCACCGGGGGCGGCCGGCGCAGGATCGCCGAGCAGGCCCTGCTCTCCCCCGCCGCACCGGTGAGCGTCGTCCCGGCCGCCGACTGGCGCTCCGGGGAGCCTCCCGTGGGCCTGTTGCGCAACTGCGCGGTGCTTCAGTGA
- a CDS encoding ABC transporter ATP-binding protein has protein sequence MKLRDIGKRYGRQTWVLAHVQVDLPPGELIAFSGGNGSGKSTLLRIVVGVTRPTTGRVTDRPALIGYVPDRFPPDERMSALDYLTHMGRVSGLRSAAAGRRAESLLERLALVGGADTALRALSKGNAQKVALAQALMVPPQLLVLDEPWSGLDSSAHGVLAEIMNEITRAGGTLVFTDHRESVVQANATRIYRVAGGSVTLDENPTRVARPTETRLVLRAPVNEYGIPRTADWRSRAGVVTAHDNGAHTTIHVTSAYADELILAALHEGWSMVEAGTVNTPQVSVHGGAS, from the coding sequence GTGAAGCTGCGCGACATCGGCAAACGCTACGGACGACAGACATGGGTCCTCGCCCATGTGCAGGTGGATCTGCCCCCCGGCGAGCTGATCGCGTTCAGTGGCGGCAACGGATCGGGAAAGTCCACACTTCTGAGAATCGTGGTCGGCGTGACGCGGCCGACCACGGGCCGGGTGACGGACCGTCCGGCCCTGATCGGCTACGTGCCCGACCGGTTTCCGCCCGACGAGCGGATGTCGGCACTCGACTACCTGACCCACATGGGCCGGGTCAGCGGCCTGCGGAGCGCGGCGGCCGGACGGCGTGCCGAGTCGTTACTCGAACGACTCGCCCTGGTCGGCGGCGCCGACACGGCTCTGCGCGCACTGTCCAAGGGAAACGCACAGAAGGTCGCCCTGGCACAGGCGCTGATGGTCCCCCCGCAACTGCTCGTTCTGGACGAGCCCTGGTCCGGACTGGACAGCTCGGCGCACGGTGTCCTGGCGGAGATCATGAACGAGATCACGCGAGCGGGCGGCACCCTCGTGTTCACCGACCACCGCGAGTCGGTGGTCCAGGCGAACGCGACCCGGATCTACCGTGTCGCCGGGGGAAGCGTGACCCTCGACGAGAACCCCACCCGCGTGGCACGGCCGACTGAGACCCGGCTGGTCCTCAGGGCACCGGTGAACGAGTACGGGATTCCCCGCACCGCGGACTGGCGGTCCCGCGCCGGCGTGGTCACCGCGCACGACAACGGCGCGCACACCACGATCCATGTCACCAGCGCGTACGCGGACGAACTGATCCTGGCCGCCCTGCACGAAGGATGGTCGATGGTGGAAGCGGGCACGGTGAACACCCCCCAGGTCTCCGTCCACGGCGGTGCTTCATGA
- a CDS encoding siderophore-interacting protein, translating to MAALLSPLLDLLTLQGTVTETEPVAARLRRLRIEGEALSGLTVRPGQQVRVMVGDGLTLRTYSIWRYDPSGAVELCVLDHPGGGPGARWGSSVTVGDRVRMRKPEGAFVLRPDAAHHVFVGEETASVAFGAMLGALPDGARISGCIETETAADRLPLPYSHRLDWIIRSGTSLPDAVRRLAPEAGGIAYVAGEARTVQHVRQVLVREAGWDRRAVLTKPFWAPGKRGLE from the coding sequence ATGGCTGCCCTGCTCTCCCCCCTCCTGGACCTGCTGACGCTTCAGGGCACGGTCACCGAGACCGAACCTGTCGCCGCCCGGCTCCGTCGCCTGCGTATCGAGGGCGAGGCCCTGTCCGGGCTGACCGTCCGTCCCGGACAGCAGGTGAGGGTCATGGTCGGCGACGGGCTGACTCTGCGCACGTACTCGATCTGGCGCTACGACCCGTCGGGCGCAGTCGAGTTGTGCGTGCTGGATCACCCCGGGGGTGGCCCCGGAGCACGGTGGGGGAGCAGCGTGACAGTCGGCGACCGGGTCCGCATGCGCAAGCCGGAAGGGGCGTTCGTGCTGCGGCCCGACGCCGCGCACCACGTGTTCGTCGGGGAGGAGACGGCGTCGGTCGCCTTCGGCGCGATGCTGGGCGCACTGCCTGACGGGGCGCGGATCTCCGGCTGCATCGAAACGGAGACGGCTGCCGACCGGCTCCCCCTGCCGTACTCGCACCGCCTCGACTGGATCATCAGGAGTGGTACTTCGCTTCCGGATGCGGTGCGACGCCTTGCCCCCGAGGCGGGCGGGATCGCGTACGTCGCCGGGGAGGCGCGGACCGTGCAGCACGTGCGGCAGGTGCTCGTGCGAGAGGCCGGCTGGGACCGACGGGCGGTACTCACGAAGCCGTTCTGGGCACCGGGCAAGCGCGGGCTGGAGTAG
- a CDS encoding fic family toxin-antitoxin system, toxin component, whose amino-acid sequence MTRYLTPQELLQIAQTLPGDPACLDLGVLDGVCARVQAHYMGRDVYASDWLKGAAMIESIALHEPLEDKNLFFAWMAAEVFLNTNRHVLHYEPEGALALVMRAKHKGAGVQEIAAQLRAWSTG is encoded by the coding sequence GTGACCCGGTACCTCACCCCGCAGGAACTGCTACAGATCGCCCAGACCCTGCCTGGCGATCCCGCCTGCCTGGATCTCGGAGTTCTGGACGGCGTCTGCGCCCGTGTGCAAGCGCACTACATGGGGCGGGATGTCTATGCCAGCGACTGGCTCAAAGGGGCCGCAATGATCGAGTCGATCGCCCTGCACGAGCCCCTGGAAGACAAGAACCTCTTCTTCGCCTGGATGGCCGCCGAGGTGTTCCTGAACACCAACAGGCATGTCCTGCACTACGAGCCGGAAGGGGCCCTCGCACTGGTTATGCGCGCCAAACACAAGGGGGCAGGTGTGCAGGAGATCGCCGCACAACTGCGTGCCTGGTCCACCGGCTGA
- a CDS encoding nuclear transport factor 2 family protein — MLHTPALDDLTRRVRDLEDRDALHALMIRGWRALDRKDWRTWSACWAEDAVLEFGPWQRIQGRKAIRAKVEEAESPYTSIQHHILNMHVDVAGDRATGIGYMWFVAVTAPGKTSAPYSMGGPYDWEFRRDGDRWLLARQRLGVSWTDGDDTLRAFEP, encoded by the coding sequence ATGCTGCACACCCCCGCTCTCGACGACCTGACGCGCAGAGTGCGGGACCTGGAGGACCGGGACGCCCTGCACGCCCTCATGATCCGCGGCTGGCGGGCACTGGACCGCAAGGACTGGCGGACCTGGTCCGCCTGCTGGGCCGAAGACGCCGTGCTGGAGTTCGGGCCCTGGCAGCGAATCCAGGGAAGGAAGGCCATCCGCGCGAAGGTGGAGGAGGCCGAGTCGCCTTACACGAGCATCCAGCACCACATCCTCAACATGCACGTGGACGTGGCGGGTGACCGGGCGACCGGCATCGGGTACATGTGGTTCGTCGCCGTCACCGCTCCGGGGAAGACCTCTGCCCCCTACTCCATGGGCGGTCCCTACGACTGGGAGTTCCGCCGTGACGGGGACAGATGGCTCTTGGCCCGGCAGCGGCTCGGGGTCTCATGGACCGACGGCGACGACACCCTGCGAGCCTTCGAACCGTAG
- a CDS encoding SDR family oxidoreductase has protein sequence MPDRTIKVVAITGASSGIGEATARRLAADGHRLFLGARRTDRLDQIVTEITAAGGTAATQRLDVTGAADVRDFVTAAEERYGRVDVMVNNAGVMPLSPLEALRTEEWDRMIDVNMRGVLHGISAVLPVMRAQGGGHIVNIASVGAHEVSPTAAVYCATKFAVRAISEGLRQESAGDVRVTLVSPGVTQSELADGIADPAARAAMRTYRAVALPASAIADAVAYAISQPAHVDVNEIVVRPAASAQ, from the coding sequence ATGCCGGACCGGACAATCAAGGTCGTAGCGATCACAGGTGCCAGCAGTGGGATCGGCGAGGCGACCGCCCGCCGGCTCGCCGCCGACGGCCACCGCCTGTTCCTGGGAGCACGGCGCACCGATCGCCTGGACCAAATCGTCACGGAGATCACCGCCGCGGGCGGCACGGCGGCGACCCAGCGGCTGGACGTGACCGGGGCCGCCGACGTGCGGGACTTCGTGACAGCGGCCGAAGAGCGATACGGCCGCGTGGACGTGATGGTCAACAACGCCGGGGTGATGCCGCTGTCGCCGCTGGAGGCGCTCAGGACGGAGGAGTGGGACCGCATGATCGACGTGAACATGCGGGGTGTCCTGCACGGTATCTCCGCCGTCTTGCCCGTGATGCGCGCCCAAGGTGGCGGGCACATCGTGAACATCGCCTCCGTCGGCGCACACGAGGTCTCTCCCACCGCTGCGGTGTACTGCGCCACCAAGTTCGCGGTCCGTGCGATCTCCGAGGGCCTGCGTCAGGAGTCCGCCGGCGACGTCCGGGTCACGCTGGTCTCGCCGGGCGTCACGCAGTCCGAACTCGCCGACGGTATCGCGGACCCGGCCGCCCGGGCGGCCATGCGGACCTACCGCGCCGTGGCCCTGCCGGCGTCCGCGATCGCGGACGCCGTCGCCTACGCGATCTCCCAGCCGGCGCACGTCGACGTGAACGAGATCGTCGTACGACCTGCGGCGAGCGCCCAGTGA